The following are encoded together in the bacterium genome:
- the eno gene encoding phosphopyruvate hydratase: protein MAKIQTIKAREVLDSRGWPTVEADVTLDSGVTGRAAVPSGASTGTFEAVELRDGDESRYLGKGVRKAVANVGVIAAKAKGFAAGRQKELDSLLLELDGTPNKENLGANAVLAVSLAYARASAEAKKQPLYRYVADLSGSAGVTLPVPLMNVVNGGKHADNPLDIQEFMLAPCGDSYGNSLRMGAEVFHHLKKLLASKKLATAVGDEGGFAPQLGSNREVLDLLTEAVRKAGYRLGTDVFFALDVASTEVFKDGKYALATEEGKKTEVTDLILYYQKLCADYPIVSIEDGLAEEDWVGWANLTRTLGDKVQLVGDDLFVTNPERLKKGIKAKAGNAILIKVNQIGTLSETLEAIRIAKEAGYRTVISHRSGETEDTTIADIAVGCDAGQIKTGSLSRSERLAKYNQLLRIEEELGGKAVYPGRKVF from the coding sequence GTGGCGAAAATTCAGACGATCAAGGCGCGCGAGGTCCTCGATTCCCGGGGTTGGCCCACGGTGGAGGCGGATGTGACCCTCGACTCGGGCGTAACGGGCCGCGCGGCCGTGCCTTCGGGGGCCTCGACCGGCACCTTCGAGGCCGTCGAGCTTCGTGACGGCGACGAGAGCCGTTACCTGGGCAAGGGCGTCCGCAAGGCCGTCGCGAACGTCGGCGTCATCGCCGCCAAGGCCAAGGGGTTCGCGGCGGGAAGGCAGAAGGAACTCGATTCGCTCCTCTTGGAGCTGGATGGCACGCCAAACAAGGAAAATCTGGGTGCCAACGCCGTCCTCGCCGTGTCGCTCGCCTACGCGCGCGCCTCGGCGGAGGCGAAGAAGCAGCCGCTGTACCGCTACGTCGCCGACCTGTCCGGCTCCGCAGGGGTCACGCTCCCCGTGCCGCTCATGAACGTCGTCAACGGCGGCAAGCACGCCGACAACCCCCTCGACATCCAGGAATTCATGCTGGCGCCTTGCGGCGATTCTTACGGCAACTCTCTCAGGATGGGAGCTGAAGTCTTCCATCACCTCAAGAAACTCCTCGCCTCGAAAAAGCTCGCCACCGCGGTGGGCGACGAGGGCGGCTTCGCCCCGCAGCTGGGCTCGAACCGCGAGGTCTTGGATCTCTTGACGGAGGCGGTCCGGAAGGCGGGCTACCGGCTGGGAACGGACGTCTTCTTCGCCCTGGACGTCGCGTCCACGGAGGTCTTCAAGGACGGCAAGTACGCGTTGGCGACGGAGGAGGGGAAAAAGACGGAAGTTACCGACCTCATTCTTTATTATCAGAAACTCTGCGCCGATTATCCGATCGTCTCCATCGAGGACGGCTTGGCGGAGGAGGACTGGGTCGGGTGGGCGAATCTCACGCGCACCTTGGGGGACAAGGTCCAGCTGGTCGGAGACGACCTCTTCGTGACCAACCCGGAACGTTTGAAGAAAGGCATCAAGGCCAAGGCCGGGAACGCCATTCTGATCAAGGTGAACCAGATCGGGACGCTGTCCGAGACCTTGGAGGCGATCCGGATCGCCAAGGAAGCCGGATACCGCACGGTCATTTCGCATCGTTCGGGCGAGACGGAGGACACGACCATCGCCGATATCGCGGTCGGTTGTGACGCCGGCCAGATCAAAACGGGCAGCCTTTCGCGCTCCGAGCGGTTGGCCAAGTACAATCAACTGTTGCGAATCGAAGAGGAATTGGGGGGGAAGGCCGTCTACCCGGGCAGAAAGGTGTTTTGA
- a CDS encoding TIGR04552 family protein: MTDLSPQDLALLKLVLKGRSVIDSHRLLFKNDDEVRDFLKVNEFDLDRPKDLERLRSIQAEAVAYLQRELQFGIAPELLKPFEDGSEVLVLFKTASDIVKRDRTLQTQACGLLKTMNIVNHIDGRELLYNCPISLRDLFSLAEDKIERSLSSLSLSDPSLLRYKGGRKPKESVITKLLCKRETIAAQVYDRVRYRIVTRKREDIMTVLLHLFHTVLPFNYVIPGASVNQLISLKEKNRLEAHFGKLRKVLSGSAKSMEYSGKNYKVCKFVVDIPVRMDNFLAQSGGSVYRESLGSIAYVLVEFQIVDEAAEAGNNTGESSHENYKKRQKRGVLRRLTGK, from the coding sequence ATGACGGACCTCTCTCCCCAGGATCTCGCCCTGCTCAAGCTCGTGCTCAAGGGCCGTTCGGTCATCGACAGCCACCGTCTGCTCTTCAAAAACGACGACGAGGTCCGGGATTTTTTGAAGGTGAACGAGTTCGACCTGGACCGCCCCAAGGACCTGGAGAGGCTTCGATCCATCCAGGCGGAGGCCGTCGCCTACCTCCAAAGGGAGCTGCAGTTCGGCATCGCCCCGGAGCTCCTCAAACCCTTCGAGGACGGCTCCGAGGTCCTCGTTCTTTTCAAGACGGCTTCCGATATCGTGAAGCGTGACCGCACGCTTCAGACCCAGGCCTGCGGCCTCCTCAAGACGATGAACATCGTCAACCACATCGACGGCCGTGAGCTGCTCTACAACTGCCCCATCAGCCTCCGCGACCTATTCAGCCTGGCGGAGGACAAGATCGAGCGGTCTCTCTCCTCGCTCAGTCTTTCGGACCCGTCCCTCCTCCGCTACAAAGGCGGCCGCAAGCCCAAGGAGAGCGTCATCACGAAGCTCCTCTGCAAGCGCGAGACCATCGCCGCCCAGGTCTACGACCGCGTCCGGTACCGCATCGTCACCCGCAAGCGGGAAGACATCATGACCGTCCTGCTGCATCTGTTTCACACCGTCCTCCCCTTCAACTACGTGATTCCCGGCGCCTCCGTGAACCAGCTTATCTCCTTGAAGGAGAAAAACCGCCTCGAGGCGCACTTCGGCAAACTCCGCAAGGTCCTCTCGGGCTCCGCCAAGTCGATGGAGTATTCCGGGAAGAACTACAAGGTCTGCAAGTTCGTCGTGGATATCCCCGTCCGGATGGACAACTTTCTCGCCCAGTCGGGCGGTTCGGTCTACCGGGAGAGTCTGGGCTCGATCGCCTACGTCCTGGTGGAGTTCCAGATCGTGGACGAGGCCGCGGAGGCCGGCAACAACACCGGCGAGAGCAGCCACGAGAACTACAAAAAGCGCCAGAAGCGCGGCGTTCTCCGGCGCCTGACGGGGAAATAA
- a CDS encoding restriction endonuclease, which translates to MLEVLIVAFGAIGAGFALILLLALADKHAKKKLTVEDGGLTQREFEKACVEVLERMKLTIGEIVRTADDNLDIRAQNPAPVVGGEFFIRCVYLEPGGVVQAAEILEVSNVIVQDRLSKGLFFTNASFAADIPSLSELAPLEFIDGARLKAMMADLPMV; encoded by the coding sequence ATGCTCGAAGTCCTCATCGTCGCCTTCGGGGCCATCGGGGCCGGGTTCGCCCTCATCCTCCTCCTCGCCCTGGCGGACAAGCACGCTAAGAAAAAGCTGACCGTCGAGGACGGCGGACTCACGCAACGCGAGTTCGAAAAGGCCTGCGTGGAGGTCTTGGAGCGCATGAAGCTGACGATCGGCGAAATCGTCCGGACGGCGGACGACAACCTGGACATTCGCGCCCAAAATCCCGCCCCCGTCGTCGGCGGCGAGTTCTTCATCCGCTGCGTCTATTTGGAACCGGGCGGCGTCGTTCAAGCGGCGGAGATTCTGGAGGTCTCGAACGTCATCGTCCAGGACCGGCTTTCGAAGGGGCTTTTTTTCACCAACGCCTCCTTTGCCGCGGACATCCCCTCCCTCTCCGAACTCGCCCCCCTGGAATTCATCGACGGCGCCCGCCTCAAGGCGATGATGGCCGACTTGCCGATGGTCTAG